One genomic region from Streptomyces sp. Li-HN-5-11 encodes:
- a CDS encoding FHA domain-containing protein, with the protein MSELTLTVMRLGFLAVLWLFVIVAVQVIRSDLFGTRVTQRGARREAARPQQAARQAAAPPQQQRGQQGGGRQRRNAPTKLVVTEGTLTGTTVALQAQTITLGRAHDSTIVLDDDYASSRHARIYPDRDGQWIVEDLGSTNGTYLDRSRLTTPTPIPLGAPIRIGKTVIELRK; encoded by the coding sequence ATGTCAGAGCTGACCCTCACGGTCATGCGGCTGGGTTTCCTGGCCGTACTGTGGCTGTTCGTGATCGTGGCCGTGCAGGTCATCCGCAGCGACCTGTTCGGTACGCGCGTCACCCAGCGCGGCGCCCGCCGGGAGGCCGCACGCCCCCAGCAGGCCGCCCGCCAGGCCGCCGCGCCGCCGCAGCAGCAGCGCGGTCAGCAGGGCGGTGGCCGCCAGCGCCGCAACGCCCCCACCAAGCTCGTGGTGACCGAGGGCACCCTCACCGGCACCACTGTCGCGCTGCAGGCCCAGACGATCACCCTGGGCCGCGCACACGACTCCACGATCGTGCTGGACGACGACTACGCCTCCAGCCGCCATGCCAGGATCTACCCGGACCGCGACGGCCAGTGGATCGTCGAGGACCTCGGATCCACCAACGGCACGTACCTGGACCGGTCCCGGCTGACGACTCCCACGCCGATCCCGCTGGGCGCGCCGATCCGCATCGGCAAGACCGTCATCGAGCTGCGGAAGTAG
- a CDS encoding DUF3662 and FHA domain-containing protein — MGVLKKFEQRLEGLVNGTFAKVFKSEVQPVEIAGALQRECDNNATIWNRDRTVVPNDFIVELSAPDYERLSPYSGQLGDELAGMVRDYAKQQRYTFMGPIKVHLEKADDLDTGLYRVRSRTLASSSSQQAAPAPSAAPSAPSGRPGPAGGYGYPPTGAPPMPAAPPPGGRPGGYGYPQPAAQRPAAAPAAGGRTRYWIEINGTRHQISRATLVLGRSTDADVRIDDPGVSRRHCEIRTGTPSTIQDLGSTNGIVVDGQHTTRATLRDGSRIVVGSTTVIYRQAEG, encoded by the coding sequence ATGGGAGTCCTGAAGAAGTTCGAGCAACGTCTCGAAGGTCTGGTCAACGGCACCTTCGCCAAGGTCTTCAAGTCCGAGGTCCAGCCCGTGGAGATCGCGGGCGCGCTTCAGCGTGAGTGCGACAACAACGCGACCATCTGGAACCGCGACCGCACGGTCGTCCCCAACGACTTCATCGTCGAGCTCAGCGCGCCCGACTACGAGCGCCTGAGCCCCTACTCCGGCCAGCTCGGCGACGAACTCGCCGGCATGGTGCGCGACTACGCCAAGCAGCAGCGCTACACCTTCATGGGCCCGATCAAGGTCCACCTGGAGAAGGCGGACGACCTGGACACCGGTCTGTACCGGGTGCGCAGCCGCACGCTCGCCTCCTCCAGCAGCCAGCAGGCGGCGCCGGCCCCCTCGGCCGCCCCGTCCGCCCCCTCCGGGCGCCCCGGCCCCGCCGGCGGCTACGGCTACCCGCCCACCGGCGCACCTCCCATGCCGGCCGCGCCACCGCCCGGCGGCCGTCCCGGCGGCTACGGCTACCCGCAGCCCGCAGCGCAGCGCCCGGCCGCCGCGCCCGCCGCCGGCGGCCGCACCCGCTACTGGATCGAGATCAACGGCACCCGCCACCAGATCTCCCGCGCGACGCTGGTGCTGGGCCGCAGCACCGACGCCGACGTGCGGATCGACGACCCCGGCGTCTCCCGCCGGCACTGCGAGATCCGGACCGGAACGCCCTCGACGATCCAGGATCTCGGCTCCACCAACGGCATCGTGGTGGACGGGCAGCACACCACCCGCGCTACGCTCCGCGACGGCTCGCGGATCGTCGTGGGCAGCACCACCGTTATCTATAGGCAAGCCGAAGGGTGA